TTTTTATTGCTGCGATGATGAGCTTGGTGGGCTTTAAAAATACCTCTTAGAAACAAACTCTTTGGTCTTTCAAACCACTTGATCCTTCTATGGATCAAAACATCATGTAAAATAAAATACAGCAAACCATACAAACTGATTCCGATTCCTATCCAAAATCGATAATCCAATTCTGAAATCCCCAAAAAGATCAGGATTACAGCAATACTACCAAACAACAATGAAAACAAGTCATTTAGCTCAAATGCATGCTTGCTCGGCTCATGATGTGTTTTGTGTATCATCCATAGTGGCCCATGCATTAGATACTTGTGAATAGCCCATCCTGAGAGCTCCATCAATGCAAAACCCAACAATATAAATCCGATAGCAATGATCATTTGAAAGAAAACTACAAAGTTTCTGTTTTGTTATGATTCTAAGATAAATTCTTTTCAAGCACTCTAAAATACCATTAAAGGTCCAATGTAAAATTGAGTATGGCAAAAAACAACAGCATGGTAATCAGTATAAAAGCTGCCAGAGGATTGGATTTCTCAAAATTGGCCTTTCTATAAATTACATGAATGATGAATGAGATCAAAAACCAGCCCAAGTAATTTTTAGCAGGAATTACATCAAATTTCCAATACCACATATCCAATGCTGTCGCTACCGGCTCCATAATATAGTCAAAAGCCGTCATGGCGGTTGCGCCCATAAATGCAGCGTAGTAGTCATTGGAAAACTTATGAAAAACAGCTGCCGTCAGATAAGTTAAAATAAACCAGTTTACCCCTATTACTAAGGGCACTTCCCATAATTTGGGTCCAAGCGTAGGTCCATAAACGTAATCCCCGTACAGATACCCTGTATGGATTCCGATGATCTCAGAACCAAAGCCGATCCAAAAGGCAAAGGCCGCTGCGATAGGAAAAGATTCTGTCCAACCTCGATGGAATAGTAGGATTATCGCAAGTGTCACTAATAATAAAGCTGGGGAAAGGGATAAAAACCAATCCCTGTATTCAGGTAAGGACATTCCTATTATTCCCACACCATATAAGGCCACCACCAGAATTTGAGCAATTAGCAATCGCTTATTCTTCGCTTCAGGAGGGGTCTGTGCTATTTTATGCATAAATATAAAAGCTTTGCAAGGGGCAAATTCAGTTTTTCGTTTTGGGATTCCTAACTTTGAATTCTCAAATCTGTTTGCAAAAAAACAAAATTACCTCTAAAATCTTCCGCTATGATTCTTTACAATATTACTTTCACCGTTTTCAACGAAATAGAAGAGGATTTTGTCCAATGGATGAAAGAAACTCATATTCCGGACATTTTTGCAACAGGATTGTTTACTGAGCATAGATTCTTTCGTCTACTGAATAGCCCAGATGATCACGCCACGAATTACAGCCTGCAATTCTACGCAGAGAACACAGGCAAATTAATTGAATACGAAAGTCGATTTGCTCACGCTTTACGCTATGAAACTCAGGCCAGGTATGGGCAGAAGGCTTTGGCTTTTCGAACCTTGATGGAAGCGGTTAAATAGTTTCATTGTCAGCATGAGCGCGTCCCTTCCGAAACGTAGGAAGTTGAAGGCAATAGTTCCTAAAGCTTGTCTTGCGAAGGGATATGAAAAGCTGAAAAGTCTTACCTAAGGCAAAATCAATGTCATTGCCCTGCCTCGTGTCTTCACGAGGCAATTTTTTAAGAATAAAATTTAGGTCAGTCCTAAAGAAAGTAGGACCCGGCAATCTAGCTTTTCGCCAACCCTATAATCTGAAAATTAATTTTTTAGATATATTAACTAAAATATTTGCAGTGTATTAACTATTTTCCATTCTAAACTAAATAGAATGCGAAGACTATTTTTGATTTTTAGTTTGCTTTTATTTTTTTCCTGCGGAAGGTCCAAGGATTCCAAATCTTCCAATGCAAGTAATCTTTTCGAAAACCTGACTTATTCTATTGATACGGTGGTGGTGGATTCGAAAGGAGAAATTATTAATCTCTCCAATGGACTGAGGTATTTTGACATATCAGTAGATGAATCTTCTCTATTACTTTTTGACCGGAAGCAAACCATTTTTCAGGAGATAGATCTGAATGACCTGAAACTGAAAGCCACTTATCCATATGAATTTGAAGGACCAAATGGAATTGGCAAAGCCATGAACTTTCAAATTTTACCTGATAGAACCCTTTTTATTCCCACTTTTTCAAAATCAGGAATCTACAACCTACAAGGCAAGTTAGTTTCAAGATTAAATTTTAAACCTACTGAAGCAGAAGGGCTTGAAGAAACTGATCCATTCACCCTGATAAATGCTATACTTATTAATCCAAAGTCAGGCCTTCTCTATTCTCTTCCGGGAGATTATATATCAGGTGTTAAAGATTTGGCAATTATAGATCCAGATAATAATAAAGTAAAATTGATCAAACTTCCAGAAATGGATATTGCCGGAGATTTTAAGGTTTTCTGGAATACAGAAAATGGTAAAGCCATTGAAATGGAGGAATACTCCCTGGCACTTTTTGATGAAACTTTAATTATCACCTGTACCGTAGGAAGTGGAATCTACACCTATAATACTAGTAACGACAGTTTGAATTTTGTAGATCTACCGCATAAAATCATCCCAACAAAAAAATCTGGTGAAATCTTAAATGAAGTAACTGAGGAGTCTGTTTTTTGGGATGAATACCGAAAAGTGGCAAGTCAGGTTTCATACTATGAATTGAAATGGGACAAGGAAAAAGAACGATTTTATCGCTTTGCCAGCAGGACATTTTTGGGGGAAAAGGAAAGCGACCCTGTTCGCGATGAAGTTTATCTTCTCGCTTATGACGAGGGTTTCAATGTCTTGGGTGAAACCAAACTGGATGAGTTAAAAACAATCCCAAGTTCCTATTTCTGGAAAGACGGAAAACTCTGGTCCTTTGTCAATGTCGAAGACGAACTCGGCTTCGCAGTATTCACTTTTGATTTTTAACACATGAAACTCATAATAAACCTCTCACTGATTATTCTTCTGTTTTCCTGTTCCAAAAAGGAGGAAAATTCCTCAGGCAATATCCTGGATAGTCTGACTATCTCTGTAGATACCGTCATTGTTGATTCCAAAGGAAAGCTTCTTGAATTAAACAGGGGGCCAAGCTCTTCATCAGTTTCTGAAAATGGTAAATACCTGTATTTATTCAATTCAAGAACTCACCAGATCCAACAGATCAATTTGGATCAATTAGAATGGGAGAGAGACTTTGACTTTGAAGTGGAGGGACCCAACGGGATCAGTGATATGGTTTTAAAAACACAAACTTTGGATGATAGTACATTCGTTATCACCGCTTTCAATAAATTGGGCACTTTTTCAATAGAAGGCACTAAGCTTAAAAACTTTTCAATCTCATCTCTTCCTCTAGAAAGCGATCTGCAGGAGTTAGATTACAGTGTTATTCTTACTAAAGATCTAAAAAGTATCTTCTCACTTCCAGGAGTCAGATATCAAGGTCCCAGAACTTTTGCAAAAATTGATCTTCAAACTTACGAAATAGACAATTTCTCAATTAAAGAGATGAACTGGATTTTTGACTTAAAAATTGGGACTTCGGCACAATCTGTTTTTCAAGAATCCATGTATTTGGTGGAGGTAAATAATCAGATTTTGGCACTAAGTCCTTCTAGCAGCTCATTTTATCGCTATGATTTAAAAACTGATTCCCTGAACTATCACTCTTTTATCCATCAGCTTAGTCCTATAACCAATGAAACCAAGCTGAAAACCATTGTAGAATCAGATCAAGAATACCATGAAGAAATGAGAAATTTTTTCATGGGAATGTATTTTGGGCCGCTTAAATGGGATGAATCCAATAAGCTTTATTTCCGATTTGGAAGAAAGGCGAATAGTATAGATGACACATGGCAAATTTCCTCCAGCCAAGTTTTTATGTATGCCTATGATGAGAATTTCAATTTGATTGGCGAGGCGGAATTGCCTGAAGAAATAAAATTCCCCAGAGATTTCTTCTTCAAAGACGGCAAACTCTGGTCTTATATCAACATCGAAGACGAGCTCGGCTTTGCCATATTCACTTTTGATTTTTAAAAGAACTATGAGAATCGCCTATC
Above is a window of Algoriphagus machipongonensis DNA encoding:
- a CDS encoding sterol desaturase family protein, which codes for MIIAIGFILLGFALMELSGWAIHKYLMHGPLWMIHKTHHEPSKHAFELNDLFSLLFGSIAVILIFLGISELDYRFWIGIGISLYGLLYFILHDVLIHRRIKWFERPKSLFLRGIFKAHQAHHRSNKKDDAVSFGLFVVPKEYFKEEEK
- a CDS encoding carotenoid biosynthesis protein, whose translation is MHKIAQTPPEAKNKRLLIAQILVVALYGVGIIGMSLPEYRDWFLSLSPALLLVTLAIILLFHRGWTESFPIAAAFAFWIGFGSEIIGIHTGYLYGDYVYGPTLGPKLWEVPLVIGVNWFILTYLTAAVFHKFSNDYYAAFMGATAMTAFDYIMEPVATALDMWYWKFDVIPAKNYLGWFLISFIIHVIYRKANFEKSNPLAAFILITMLLFFAILNFTLDL
- a CDS encoding DUF4286 family protein, with the translated sequence MILYNITFTVFNEIEEDFVQWMKETHIPDIFATGLFTEHRFFRLLNSPDDHATNYSLQFYAENTGKLIEYESRFAHALRYETQARYGQKALAFRTLMEAVK
- a CDS encoding DUF4221 domain-containing protein — its product is MRRLFLIFSLLLFFSCGRSKDSKSSNASNLFENLTYSIDTVVVDSKGEIINLSNGLRYFDISVDESSLLLFDRKQTIFQEIDLNDLKLKATYPYEFEGPNGIGKAMNFQILPDRTLFIPTFSKSGIYNLQGKLVSRLNFKPTEAEGLEETDPFTLINAILINPKSGLLYSLPGDYISGVKDLAIIDPDNNKVKLIKLPEMDIAGDFKVFWNTENGKAIEMEEYSLALFDETLIITCTVGSGIYTYNTSNDSLNFVDLPHKIIPTKKSGEILNEVTEESVFWDEYRKVASQVSYYELKWDKEKERFYRFASRTFLGEKESDPVRDEVYLLAYDEGFNVLGETKLDELKTIPSSYFWKDGKLWSFVNVEDELGFAVFTFDF
- a CDS encoding DUF4221 domain-containing protein → MKLIINLSLIILLFSCSKKEENSSGNILDSLTISVDTVIVDSKGKLLELNRGPSSSSVSENGKYLYLFNSRTHQIQQINLDQLEWERDFDFEVEGPNGISDMVLKTQTLDDSTFVITAFNKLGTFSIEGTKLKNFSISSLPLESDLQELDYSVILTKDLKSIFSLPGVRYQGPRTFAKIDLQTYEIDNFSIKEMNWIFDLKIGTSAQSVFQESMYLVEVNNQILALSPSSSSFYRYDLKTDSLNYHSFIHQLSPITNETKLKTIVESDQEYHEEMRNFFMGMYFGPLKWDESNKLYFRFGRKANSIDDTWQISSSQVFMYAYDENFNLIGEAELPEEIKFPRDFFFKDGKLWSYINIEDELGFAIFTFDF